From the Solibacillus sp. FSL R5-0449 genome, one window contains:
- a CDS encoding TerC family protein, with amino-acid sequence MEAILLEYAWVLLVLVFLEGLLAADNAVVMAVMVKHLPKEQQKKALFYGLFGAFVFRFIALFLITFLAKYWEIQALGAAYLLFISIKHLYDNHFKKQDEESEIKEGKGSGFWMTVLKVELADIAFAIDSMLAAVAIAMTLPHISDYHIGGINAGPFAVMFLGGFIGLVIMRFAAQMFVKLLNDYPTLETAAFLIVGWVGVKLAVLALGHENLAIIDPHFPHSTTWKAIFWVVLLGLAVGGYLVSVYKNKKAKAE; translated from the coding sequence ATGGAAGCAATTTTATTAGAATATGCATGGGTCTTACTTGTATTAGTATTCCTTGAAGGGCTATTAGCTGCAGATAATGCAGTTGTAATGGCAGTAATGGTTAAACATTTACCAAAAGAACAACAGAAAAAGGCATTATTTTATGGATTATTCGGTGCGTTCGTGTTTCGTTTCATCGCACTGTTCCTTATTACGTTCTTAGCGAAATACTGGGAAATTCAAGCGCTTGGTGCGGCTTATCTATTATTCATATCCATAAAACATCTATACGATAATCACTTTAAAAAGCAGGATGAAGAGTCGGAAATTAAAGAAGGTAAAGGTTCTGGTTTCTGGATGACTGTATTAAAAGTAGAGCTTGCGGATATTGCGTTTGCAATTGACTCAATGCTTGCAGCAGTAGCGATTGCTATGACGTTACCGCATATTAGTGACTACCATATTGGCGGAATTAATGCAGGTCCATTTGCTGTTATGTTCCTTGGTGGTTTTATCGGGCTTGTCATTATGCGTTTCGCGGCACAAATGTTTGTTAAGCTGTTGAACGATTATCCGACATTGGAAACTGCAGCCTTTTTAATTGTAGGCTGGGTAGGTGTCAAATTGGCTGTACTTGCTTTAGGACATGAGAACTTGGCTATTATTGATCCGCATTTCCCACATTCTACAACATGGAAAGCGATCTTCTGGGTCGTGCTGCTTGGACTTGCTGTGGGCGGCTATTTAGTAAGTGTGTACAAAAACAAAAAAGCAAAAGCAGAATAA
- a CDS encoding TrkH family potassium uptake protein: protein MPFKKFEKRKVTPFQILITYYSVAILISFFLLRLPGVHLEGVHVSFLDSLFTAVSAVSVTGLTTVTVAETYSSFGLAMILLILQFGAIGIMSIGTFLWLLFGKKIGMRERQLIMIDHNQYNLSGVVALIRQIAKLLFMIEFTGAFILTVHFKRYFATWEESAINGLFAAISSTTNGGFDITGMSLEPFHHDYFIQFVCMILIFLGAIGFPVLIEVKAYLTKKDPAFRFSLFTKVTTFTYVGLFIFGSVVIFIIESFQSFKGMRWHEAVFTAMFQSVSTRSAGLTTFDVTSFNEATQLFMSALMFIGASPSSVGGGIRTTTFAIVLLFLIAFSRGQSEIQIFNREIHVIDVFRSFAVLIFAIIMVLGAAMVLFITESRATMMEVIFEITSAFGTCGMSLGITENLTAFGKMVIMVLMFVGRVGLISFLYSIGGSAQKKKYHYPKERIIIG from the coding sequence ATGCCTTTTAAAAAATTCGAAAAACGGAAAGTTACGCCTTTCCAAATTTTAATCACTTATTATTCAGTAGCTATTTTAATTTCATTTTTTTTGCTGCGTCTCCCGGGAGTACATCTGGAAGGCGTCCACGTATCGTTTCTGGACAGTTTATTTACGGCGGTTAGTGCCGTTAGTGTAACGGGTTTAACGACTGTGACTGTTGCAGAGACCTACAGTAGCTTTGGGCTTGCAATGATTTTGCTCATTCTGCAATTTGGCGCGATCGGGATTATGTCCATCGGTACGTTTTTATGGCTGTTGTTTGGAAAGAAAATCGGTATGCGGGAACGGCAGCTGATTATGATTGACCATAATCAGTATAATTTATCAGGTGTTGTAGCATTAATTCGTCAAATTGCCAAACTGCTGTTTATGATTGAATTTACCGGTGCCTTTATATTAACGGTTCACTTTAAGCGTTATTTTGCGACATGGGAAGAGTCGGCGATTAATGGGTTGTTTGCTGCCATTTCATCGACAACAAACGGAGGCTTTGATATTACGGGAATGAGTCTGGAACCATTCCACCATGATTATTTCATCCAATTTGTCTGTATGATTTTAATTTTTCTAGGTGCAATCGGTTTTCCGGTATTAATTGAAGTGAAGGCTTATTTAACGAAAAAGGATCCGGCTTTTCGCTTTAGCTTATTTACAAAGGTTACGACCTTCACGTATGTCGGCTTATTTATTTTCGGTTCAGTTGTTATTTTTATTATTGAATCTTTCCAGTCATTTAAAGGGATGCGATGGCATGAGGCGGTGTTTACGGCCATGTTCCAATCGGTTTCCACCAGGTCGGCCGGTTTGACGACCTTTGACGTAACATCTTTTAATGAGGCGACACAGCTCTTTATGAGTGCGCTCATGTTTATCGGGGCGTCACCAAGTTCTGTAGGAGGCGGGATTCGCACAACGACATTTGCCATTGTTTTATTATTTTTAATCGCATTTTCCCGCGGGCAGTCGGAAATTCAAATCTTTAACCGGGAAATTCATGTAATCGATGTATTCCGTTCATTTGCGGTGCTGATTTTTGCGATTATTATGGTGCTCGGTGCTGCGATGGTTTTGTTTATTACAGAATCACGTGCAACGATGATGGAAGTCATATTTGAAATTACTTCAGCATTCGGAACGTGCGGGATGTCGCTCGGTATAACAGAGAACTTGACGGCATTCGGAAAAATGGTCATTATGGTGCTCATGTTTGTCGGGCGTGTAGGGCTCATTTCTTTCCTTTATTCAATCGGCGGGTCTGCCCAGAAGAAGAAGTATCATTACCCGAAGGAAAGAATTATTATTGGGTAA
- a CDS encoding transposase: MKIFLVISSIVVPLIMVLIRKKISKSALVFNILAVIFVIIFGSIASTSIYQIIIDDAVFMTKIHGLFLNELFLISGAYIGVFTIYRLMILTLQEK; this comes from the coding sequence TTGAAAATATTTTTAGTTATTTCTAGCATTGTTGTTCCGCTTATTATGGTTCTTATACGAAAGAAAATCAGCAAGTCCGCACTTGTCTTCAATATACTCGCTGTTATTTTTGTCATCATTTTCGGCAGTATTGCATCCACTTCGATTTATCAAATCATTATTGATGACGCAGTATTTATGACAAAAATTCACGGCTTATTTTTAAATGAGCTCTTTTTGATTTCCGGTGCATATATTGGAGTCTTTACTATTTACAGGCTGATGATTCTCACATTGCAGGAAAAATAA
- a CDS encoding B12-binding domain-containing radical SAM protein, translating to MKIILSTLNAKYIHTNLAIRYLKAAAQPEFDCELAEYTIKDPAFNIVSDLFQKKPDVVGFSCYIWNINETIAVIRMLKTVLPKVKIILGGPEVSYDVHEWIRKHEEIDFIIMGEGEVSFKEMLRHFNGEIPLEKVPGICYLEEGKLKIHAQPPKIDLREIATPFRFEEDLPHLGKRIQYIETSRGCPFSCQFCLSSIEVGVRYFNREKIKEDIRYLMNNGARTIKFVDRTFNISRSYAMEMFQFLIDEHQPGVVFQFEITADIMRPEVIQFLNDNAPKGLFRFEIGVQSTNDLTNDLVKRRQNFEKLTRTVTMVKEGGKIDQHLDLIAGLPEEDYSSFRKTFNDVFAMRPEELQLGFLKLLRGTGLRLEAEKYGYTYVDISPYEIFSNNVLTFDDIVRIKHAEDVLEKYWNAHRMDNTIEYLVTEVFETPFDFFQSFGTYWETKGWSRIGHQLEDLFRRLLEFLQTVEHADLEVITSLMKYDFLQGQQFQPRKLWWDDRLSEIEMKDAYARIKENPALVGEEFEAMQITERELFKHSLIIPFHIDLQNYEVGAPQKKTGYLFTYFRNGQQPYFSTFN from the coding sequence ATGAAAATTATATTAAGTACACTCAACGCAAAATATATTCATACTAATTTAGCGATTCGCTATTTAAAAGCAGCAGCACAGCCTGAATTCGACTGTGAGCTTGCTGAATATACAATTAAAGACCCCGCTTTCAACATCGTATCCGACCTTTTCCAAAAGAAACCGGATGTTGTCGGATTCAGCTGTTATATTTGGAATATTAATGAGACGATTGCGGTAATTCGCATGCTAAAAACAGTATTGCCGAAAGTTAAAATTATATTAGGTGGTCCGGAAGTTTCCTATGATGTCCATGAATGGATTCGCAAACATGAAGAAATCGACTTCATTATAATGGGCGAAGGGGAAGTTTCATTTAAAGAAATGCTTCGTCATTTCAATGGTGAGATTCCTCTCGAAAAAGTACCGGGTATCTGCTATTTAGAAGAAGGAAAATTAAAAATCCATGCACAGCCACCTAAAATCGATTTACGGGAAATTGCTACCCCTTTCCGATTTGAGGAAGATTTACCTCACCTGGGTAAACGAATTCAATATATTGAAACAAGCCGTGGCTGTCCGTTCAGCTGTCAATTCTGCTTATCTTCCATTGAAGTAGGTGTTCGTTATTTCAACCGTGAGAAGATTAAAGAGGATATTCGCTACTTAATGAATAACGGGGCAAGAACGATTAAATTCGTTGACCGTACCTTTAATATTAGTCGTAGTTATGCGATGGAAATGTTCCAGTTTTTAATTGATGAACATCAGCCAGGTGTCGTATTCCAGTTCGAGATTACGGCAGACATTATGCGTCCTGAAGTCATCCAATTTTTAAATGACAATGCTCCGAAAGGGCTGTTCCGTTTTGAAATTGGTGTACAGTCAACGAATGACTTAACGAACGATCTTGTAAAACGTCGACAAAACTTCGAAAAGCTTACACGTACTGTTACGATGGTAAAAGAAGGCGGCAAAATCGACCAGCATCTTGATTTAATTGCCGGATTGCCGGAAGAGGATTATTCGTCATTCCGTAAAACATTCAATGATGTCTTTGCGATGCGCCCGGAAGAGCTTCAGCTTGGCTTTTTGAAACTGCTGCGCGGGACAGGATTACGCCTGGAAGCCGAAAAGTACGGCTACACATATGTTGATATTTCGCCATATGAAATTTTCTCAAATAATGTATTAACATTTGATGATATTGTCCGTATTAAACATGCGGAAGATGTACTGGAAAAGTATTGGAACGCACACCGTATGGACAATACAATTGAATATTTAGTAACAGAAGTATTTGAAACGCCTTTCGACTTCTTCCAAAGCTTCGGCACATATTGGGAAACAAAAGGCTGGTCACGTATCGGACATCAGCTAGAAGATTTATTCCGCCGTTTACTTGAGTTCCTTCAAACGGTCGAGCATGCCGACTTAGAAGTCATTACAAGCCTAATGAAATATGACTTCCTTCAAGGTCAGCAATTCCAGCCGCGTAAACTTTGGTGGGATGACCGTCTTTCTGAAATTGAGATGAAAGATGCCTATGCACGTATTAAAGAAAATCCTGCTCTTGTAGGTGAGGAATTTGAAGCAATGCAAATTACGGAACGCGAATTATTCAAGCATTCCTTAATTATTCCGTTCCACATCGATTTACAAAATTATGAAGTCGGTGCACCACAAAAGAAAACGGGCTATTTATTCACATACTTCCGCAATGGACAACAGCCTTACTTCAGCACATTCAATTAA
- a CDS encoding ATP-binding protein — translation MLEELFQQSNEQIIILNRQGKIEFMNSKAEEILQSVHLPKCFWESADKISGEWERFTGSVIENSTSTATFILINKYHQKIPVQVWGHYLEHKQLIFTRIQVNPSNVISFEEKSKTVMFQNLIDGMAQGVILTMLNGKIISGNAMALHLLDRKASQIENRSYDYLFEDCQYDSQVITQYYKKISNREMASIFVMRKTEDGNTVYLNFISKVDENLGILVTTIIDQTEEMMLLKRIEHQQSLSFIGQNIASIAHEIRNPMTSIQGFIQMIKSSLNEQEYPYFKILESELKRMDDLLGDLLNISKPKKQAFQMLDMKEVVDEAIQRMQPLAMKTNAMILFEFDEKVEYKINGDFNRLMQMIINLLKNAIEAMDTNNYIVVRLVYRGKNTLQLSVEDSGKGMNAVDIENALNPFYTTKETGSGLGLMLVQSVVKEHNGALHIESEQGAGSKFLIDFDLRNEIEYLNSSPSFSMKVARMAAISK, via the coding sequence ATGTTAGAAGAGCTTTTTCAGCAATCCAATGAACAAATCATTATATTGAACCGCCAAGGTAAAATTGAATTTATGAATAGTAAGGCAGAAGAAATATTGCAATCAGTCCACTTACCGAAGTGCTTTTGGGAAAGTGCGGATAAAATTAGTGGTGAGTGGGAGAGATTTACCGGTTCTGTAATTGAAAATTCAACATCTACTGCAACGTTTATATTAATAAATAAATATCACCAAAAAATACCGGTTCAAGTTTGGGGTCATTATCTGGAACATAAACAACTAATCTTTACTAGGATTCAGGTAAACCCTTCCAATGTCATCTCATTTGAAGAAAAAAGTAAAACCGTGATGTTTCAGAATTTAATAGATGGAATGGCGCAAGGTGTAATATTAACAATGCTGAATGGAAAGATTATATCCGGCAATGCTATGGCATTACATTTACTTGATCGCAAAGCATCTCAAATAGAAAATAGAAGCTATGATTATCTATTTGAAGACTGCCAATATGATTCCCAGGTCATCACTCAATATTATAAAAAGATTTCCAACAGGGAAATGGCCAGTATTTTTGTTATGAGAAAAACAGAAGATGGAAATACGGTCTATTTAAATTTTATTAGTAAAGTAGATGAAAATTTAGGGATCTTGGTCACAACAATTATTGATCAAACAGAAGAGATGATGCTGTTGAAAAGAATCGAGCATCAGCAATCGTTATCATTTATTGGTCAAAATATTGCTTCGATTGCCCATGAGATACGAAATCCAATGACATCGATTCAAGGTTTTATCCAAATGATTAAGAGCAGTTTAAATGAGCAGGAATATCCTTACTTCAAAATTCTTGAATCGGAATTGAAGCGCATGGATGATTTACTTGGGGATCTTCTCAACATTTCAAAACCAAAGAAACAAGCATTCCAAATGCTTGATATGAAGGAAGTTGTAGACGAGGCAATTCAGCGTATGCAACCTCTTGCAATGAAAACAAATGCTATGATTTTATTTGAATTTGACGAAAAAGTAGAATACAAAATTAATGGTGACTTTAATCGCCTGATGCAAATGATTATTAACTTGCTGAAAAATGCGATCGAAGCTATGGATACGAATAATTACATTGTCGTACGTTTAGTTTACCGAGGTAAAAATACGCTGCAGCTTTCAGTTGAGGATAGTGGTAAAGGGATGAATGCGGTTGATATAGAAAATGCATTAAATCCTTTTTATACAACAAAGGAAACAGGATCCGGGCTGGGATTAATGCTTGTACAATCTGTCGTTAAAGAACATAATGGGGCTCTTCACATTGAGAGTGAGCAAGGTGCAGGATCTAAGTTTTTAATTGATTTTGATTTACGAAATGAAATTGAATATTTAAATTCTTCTCCTTCTTTTTCAATGAAAGTGGCTAGAATGGCGGCAATTTCGAAGTGA
- a CDS encoding MarR family transcriptional regulator — protein MASEEVKQSLKLFIVLSRAHKAISEATNQFIQANGLNPTEFAVLELLYHKGRQPLQQIGNKILLASGSITYVVDKLEKRNFLARVSCPTDRRVTYAEITDLGSEFMDKLFPEHEQNIHELLGVLTAEEKQTAIELLKKLGLSIKDLSY, from the coding sequence ATGGCTTCAGAGGAAGTAAAGCAATCGTTAAAATTATTTATCGTATTATCAAGAGCTCATAAAGCGATAAGTGAAGCTACGAATCAATTTATACAAGCAAATGGTTTGAATCCTACAGAATTCGCAGTTTTAGAACTTTTATATCATAAAGGTCGCCAGCCCCTGCAGCAGATCGGGAATAAAATTTTATTGGCGAGCGGGTCGATTACTTACGTAGTGGACAAGCTGGAAAAACGCAATTTTTTAGCGCGTGTTTCGTGTCCAACCGATCGTCGTGTCACATACGCGGAAATTACCGATCTTGGTTCCGAGTTTATGGACAAACTGTTTCCTGAACATGAACAGAATATTCATGAACTTTTAGGGGTATTAACAGCTGAAGAAAAACAGACAGCAATAGAGTTATTAAAAAAATTAGGATTATCTATTAAAGATTTATCCTATTAA
- a CDS encoding chemotaxis protein has translation MKKSIYQVGAVVILSAFLAACNTDTDEPTTSNAANEEPAETEEVQNEEQPETTETNETDESDDASSDQQEEATETSSEETKAEQEDKADNTTLTYISNGQPFEEKVVTSTSDEMNYTIQHFENYTLTSEEPGVDSLLNNADEATSMQIEVVQKEDVTFDQLKESAKETISAIAPDSTKDLDLASTLEERKEISNIVGYEALLEDEKVVKVVIERENLFVTLTIYDNVQADLTDAFLQMGLTIQ, from the coding sequence ATGAAGAAATCAATTTATCAAGTCGGTGCCGTAGTAATTTTATCTGCATTTTTGGCAGCATGTAATACGGATACAGACGAGCCTACAACATCAAATGCAGCAAATGAAGAACCTGCCGAAACAGAAGAAGTGCAAAATGAAGAACAGCCGGAAACTACCGAGACGAACGAGACAGACGAATCGGATGACGCTTCTTCAGACCAGCAAGAAGAAGCTACTGAGACATCATCAGAAGAAACAAAAGCTGAACAAGAAGATAAAGCCGATAATACTACATTGACATACATTTCAAATGGTCAGCCGTTTGAAGAAAAAGTAGTAACTTCTACAAGTGATGAAATGAATTACACGATTCAGCATTTTGAAAACTATACACTTACTTCAGAAGAACCAGGTGTTGACAGTTTATTAAATAATGCTGATGAAGCTACTTCAATGCAGATTGAAGTTGTACAAAAAGAAGATGTAACTTTTGATCAGTTAAAAGAATCTGCAAAAGAAACTATTTCTGCCATTGCACCTGATAGCACAAAAGATCTGGATTTGGCATCTACTTTGGAAGAACGTAAGGAAATTTCAAATATTGTTGGATATGAAGCTTTATTAGAGGATGAAAAGGTTGTAAAAGTTGTAATTGAACGTGAAAACCTATTTGTTACACTAACAATTTACGATAATGTCCAAGCTGACTTAACAGACGCCTTTTTACAAATGGGCTTAACAATTCAATAA
- a CDS encoding CPBP family intramembrane glutamic endopeptidase, which yields MKNRKQIITLLLALVFIFSMMFFTFYEKTIFWYLYAFTLLVGIAISLMAGKFEDRIPTWQYLIYGIGYGTITYGIVKLGYKIMPYLDKNAAKDITKFLDVYGPQNIFHYLMLIFIVAVGEEIFWRGYVQQQLKQFTTPFWAVLITSLLFSLSLAISGFLPGALAAIIAGILWGALYEWKKSLPLIIVTHIVFVLLLFLVLPLF from the coding sequence TTGAAAAACAGAAAACAAATCATTACACTCCTTCTGGCATTAGTTTTTATTTTCAGCATGATGTTTTTTACATTTTATGAAAAAACGATTTTCTGGTATTTATATGCCTTTACATTACTAGTTGGAATTGCAATCAGCTTAATGGCAGGTAAATTTGAAGATCGCATTCCAACTTGGCAGTATTTGATTTACGGTATTGGATACGGGACAATTACGTATGGTATTGTAAAACTCGGTTACAAGATAATGCCTTATCTCGATAAAAATGCAGCAAAAGATATTACGAAATTTTTGGATGTATATGGTCCTCAAAATATTTTCCATTACTTAATGCTCATTTTTATTGTAGCAGTGGGAGAAGAAATATTTTGGCGGGGCTATGTTCAGCAGCAGTTAAAACAATTCACAACGCCTTTCTGGGCTGTCTTGATCACATCTTTACTATTTTCGCTGTCTCTAGCCATTAGCGGGTTCCTGCCGGGTGCTCTTGCAGCAATTATCGCCGGTATACTTTGGGGAGCTTTATATGAATGGAAAAAAAGTTTACCATTAATAATCGTTACCCATATTGTCTTTGTTTTACTATTATTTTTAGTTTTACCATTATTCTGA
- a CDS encoding DUF2187 family protein → MKIAEVGNIIEFKDGLKGVVEKVNENSVIVDITIMDNFHDLEMEEKTVVNHKRYKILANNE, encoded by the coding sequence ATGAAAATTGCGGAAGTTGGAAATATAATCGAGTTTAAAGACGGCTTAAAAGGAGTCGTTGAAAAAGTGAATGAGAATTCCGTTATCGTTGATATAACGATTATGGATAATTTCCATGATTTAGAAATGGAAGAGAAAACAGTTGTTAATCATAAACGGTATAAAATATTAGCTAATAACGAATAA
- a CDS encoding aspartyl-phosphate phosphatase Spo0E family protein, translating into MGRPISNEALLLEIEKKREQMIQSGLENGLRSHKTLELSIQVDNLMNAFNQSRSAHLFLNIK; encoded by the coding sequence TTGGGTAGACCTATCTCGAATGAGGCACTACTACTGGAAATTGAAAAAAAGCGCGAACAAATGATTCAATCGGGTCTGGAAAATGGTTTACGTAGTCACAAAACACTTGAGCTAAGTATCCAAGTAGACAATCTGATGAATGCTTTTAATCAATCAAGAAGTGCACATCTGTTTTTAAACATTAAATAA
- a CDS encoding NAD(P)-dependent oxidoreductase — MESKKIGFIGTGVMGASIVVHLLNAGHDVTIYTRTKSKAEDLITAGAKWAETPAQASKEQDIVFTMVGYPKDVEEVYTGENGIFSAAKQGAIIVDMTTSEPTLAKKLYQEASERGLHSLDAPVSGGDIGAKNGTLSLMVGGDKDIFEKMQPIFELFGQNIIYQGVAGSGQHTKMCNQIAIASGMIGVCESMAYGLKAGLTMEEVLRSITAGAAGSWSLSNLAPRMLKGNMEPGFYIKHIIKDMKIALDEAERMNLQLPGLTLAKFMYDQLLAEGYGDNGTQALIKYYE, encoded by the coding sequence ATGGAATCCAAAAAAATAGGTTTTATCGGCACAGGCGTTATGGGGGCAAGCATTGTTGTGCATTTGCTGAATGCCGGGCATGATGTAACAATTTATACAAGAACAAAAAGCAAAGCGGAAGATCTTATTACAGCAGGCGCAAAATGGGCAGAAACACCGGCACAAGCAAGTAAAGAACAGGATATTGTCTTTACGATGGTCGGTTATCCAAAAGATGTCGAGGAAGTTTATACTGGAGAGAACGGTATTTTCTCTGCAGCGAAACAAGGAGCGATTATTGTTGATATGACGACATCCGAACCGACTCTTGCGAAAAAACTTTATCAAGAGGCAAGTGAACGCGGATTACATAGCCTTGACGCACCCGTATCAGGTGGAGATATCGGTGCCAAAAATGGAACGTTATCGCTTATGGTTGGCGGCGACAAAGATATATTCGAAAAAATGCAGCCGATTTTCGAACTGTTTGGACAAAATATTATTTACCAAGGTGTTGCAGGCAGCGGGCAGCATACGAAAATGTGCAATCAGATTGCGATTGCTTCCGGCATGATTGGTGTTTGTGAATCGATGGCTTACGGTTTAAAAGCGGGACTCACAATGGAAGAAGTTCTTCGTTCGATTACAGCAGGGGCAGCAGGGTCATGGTCGCTTTCCAATCTTGCCCCACGTATGTTGAAGGGGAATATGGAACCAGGCTTTTATATTAAACATATCATTAAAGATATGAAGATAGCGCTTGATGAAGCGGAACGCATGAATCTCCAATTACCAGGCTTAACTTTAGCGAAATTTATGTACGATCAGTTACTTGCAGAAGGTTATGGTGACAATGGGACACAAGCATTAATCAAGTATTATGAGTGA
- a CDS encoding chemotaxis protein: MENQKGILLESGTNELEIVEFEVANNKFGINVIKVKEIIQPIPVTFIPHVHPHVEGIIQLRGEVLPVVDMLKVLGIPTENRNPQQKYIVAEFNKQRVVFHVDNVTQIHRISWDQIEKPSDMYQGGASQVIGVIKSQEEMILLLDFERIMVDINPESSISVDAVKKLGKRERTEKKVIIAEDSPLLRKLLFDTMNEAGYVNTEFFENGRDAYEYLEAMAKADKQIEKHVQLVVTDIEMPQMDGHHLTKKIKSHPDLKKLPVIIFSSLITDDLRHKGEQVGAEEQISKPEIAELILRMDKLIL, translated from the coding sequence GTGGAAAATCAGAAAGGGATTTTACTAGAAAGTGGAACAAATGAGCTTGAGATCGTTGAATTTGAGGTGGCGAACAATAAGTTCGGTATAAATGTCATTAAAGTAAAAGAGATTATTCAGCCTATACCAGTGACATTTATTCCGCATGTGCATCCACATGTTGAAGGCATTATTCAATTGCGTGGGGAAGTATTGCCGGTTGTAGATATGTTGAAAGTATTAGGCATACCGACAGAAAACCGAAACCCACAGCAAAAATATATTGTGGCGGAATTTAATAAGCAGCGTGTTGTATTCCATGTGGACAATGTTACACAAATTCACCGTATTTCTTGGGATCAGATTGAAAAACCTTCGGACATGTACCAAGGTGGGGCATCTCAAGTGATTGGCGTTATCAAGTCTCAAGAAGAAATGATTTTGCTACTGGACTTTGAACGAATCATGGTTGACATTAATCCTGAATCTAGCATAAGTGTAGATGCTGTGAAAAAGCTCGGCAAGCGTGAACGTACTGAAAAGAAAGTTATTATCGCGGAAGATTCACCGTTACTGCGTAAACTGCTGTTTGATACGATGAATGAAGCAGGTTATGTGAACACGGAGTTTTTTGAAAACGGTCGTGATGCATATGAATATCTGGAAGCGATGGCGAAAGCAGATAAACAAATCGAAAAGCATGTACAGCTAGTTGTTACAGATATTGAAATGCCTCAAATGGATGGACATCATTTAACAAAGAAAATTAAGTCACATCCGGATCTTAAAAAGCTTCCAGTCATTATTTTCTCAAGTCTGATTACCGATGATTTGCGTCATAAAGGTGAACAGGTAGGAGCGGAAGAACAAATTTCAAAACCTGAAATTGCAGAACTGATTTTACGTATGGATAAGTTAATTCTATAA